A stretch of DNA from Campylobacter concisus:
AGCAAGCGAGCTAACAAAGCTAAAGAGCCTAAACACCCACATCGAACAAGATGATGTAAAAAAGCTGGTTTTTGGACTTGGCGGAATAAATTTTGATGATTTTTTTAACAAATTTATGGCTCTAAAAGACATAAAAAACGACTTTTTTACCTATCTAGAAGATCCAAATTTTAATGAAATTTTACTTCTAAATTCGCTTTACAAAGCATTTTTTAGACTATTTAAAATTTACTCTTATATAAAGATAAATGGCCGATTAAATTTAGATGAGGCAATTGGTTATCAACCGCCTGTAAATGTCGCAAATTTATTAAAAGCAAATAGTCTAAAACTAAATTTAAACGCCTATTTAGAGATATTTAAAACGCTAAATTTAGCCGAGTTAGAGCTAAAAACAAATACAAAAATGGATAAAGAAATTTTTGTATTATCAACCATTTTAAATTTACAATATCTCATATCAACAGCAAATATTAAGTAACTTTAAGCTAAAATCCACCCTTGCTTAAAGCAAAATCCTTGCTCACAAAGTGAGCTAAATATCCATAAGGAGAAGAAATGAAACATTACGAGCTTTTATTTATTCTTAAGCCGACATTAACGGAAGAGGAAGTTAAAGCTAAAGTTGACTTCGTAAAAGAAGTTATAACAAAAAATGGTGGCGAGATCGCTACTGTCGTTGAGATGGGTACTAGAAAACTAGCTTATACCATCAAAAAATACGAGCGTGGAACATACTTTGTTATCTATTACAAAGCACCACCAGCGCTTCTTGCAGAGCTTACGAGAAATGTAAGGATCACTGAAGATATAATAAGATTTTTAAGCGTTAAATATGAAAATAAACGCGAAATCGCAGCTTGGGAAAGACTTTGCAAAGGTATCAAACAAACTATAAAAAAAGAGCCTCGTGAGCCAAGAGCACCGCGTGAGCCAAGAGTTGAAAAAGTAGACGAGCAAACTTTTACAGAAGAATAATCAAGGATCAAAAATGTTCAATAAAGTAGTACTAGTTGGGAATTTAACAAGAGATATCGAGCTAAGATACACTACTAGTGGATCTGCTATAGGAAATTCCGGTATTGCTGTTACTAGAAAATTTAATACTAACGGCGAAAAACGTGAAGAGACATGCTTTATTGACATATCATTCTTTGGCAAATCAGCTGAGATAGCAAATCAATATTTAAGCAAAGGCTCTAAGCTTCTGATTGAAGGAAGATTAAAATTTGATCAATGGACCGACAACAATGGACAAAACCGTTCAAAGCACTCAATCGTAGTTGAAAATATGGAGATGCTTGGCGGAAATAGCGGAGCTAATGGACAAAGTCAAGGTGGATTTAATCAAAATAGTTCGTACTCACAACAACGAAATAATGGTTCAACTAATAGCTATGGCAATGGTGGATATCAAAATTCAGCACCACAAAGACAGCAAATGCAACCACAAAATAAAAAAGTACAAGAAGAGTACTATGAGGAAAAAATCCCTGATATAAACATTGACGCCGATAATTTTGATGGCGACAACGAAATACCGTTTTAATTTAAAGGATAGAAAATGGCAGAAAAAAGAAAATATTCACGCAAATATTGTAAATTTACAGAAGCAAAAATTGATTTTATAGATTATAAAGATACTTCTCTTTTAAAGTATTGTTTATCAGAGAGATTTAAAATAATGCCAAGGCGTTTAACTGGCACATCAAAAAGACATCAAGAAATGGTAGAAAAAGCGATCAAAAGAGCTCGTCATGCAGCTATTATACCTTACATAGTAGATCGCAAAGATGTAGTTTCAAATCCTTTTGATGGACTATAATTATTTAATTTATTAAACCCCTATTAATGGGGTTTAATCCTAATCTTAAATATCCTAGATTTATGTTCTTATAGATTTTTATTTATTGACTGCAGTTTAAAATATTTTTCAAGTAC
This window harbors:
- the rpsF gene encoding 30S ribosomal protein S6; the protein is MKHYELLFILKPTLTEEEVKAKVDFVKEVITKNGGEIATVVEMGTRKLAYTIKKYERGTYFVIYYKAPPALLAELTRNVRITEDIIRFLSVKYENKREIAAWERLCKGIKQTIKKEPREPRAPREPRVEKVDEQTFTEE
- a CDS encoding single-stranded DNA-binding protein, whose amino-acid sequence is MFNKVVLVGNLTRDIELRYTTSGSAIGNSGIAVTRKFNTNGEKREETCFIDISFFGKSAEIANQYLSKGSKLLIEGRLKFDQWTDNNGQNRSKHSIVVENMEMLGGNSGANGQSQGGFNQNSSYSQQRNNGSTNSYGNGGYQNSAPQRQQMQPQNKKVQEEYYEEKIPDINIDADNFDGDNEIPF
- the rpsR gene encoding 30S ribosomal protein S18 encodes the protein MAEKRKYSRKYCKFTEAKIDFIDYKDTSLLKYCLSERFKIMPRRLTGTSKRHQEMVEKAIKRARHAAIIPYIVDRKDVVSNPFDGL